The Apostichopus japonicus isolate 1M-3 chromosome 20, ASM3797524v1, whole genome shotgun sequence nucleotide sequence CTGCATCAGTTTTACCCATGTTCAGCAGTCATTTAtccacaaatatatacatatatatatatatatatatatatatatatatatatatatatatatatatatatataaatatataaatatatataaatatatatatattcgggTCAACCCTGTGAGGCTTACTttacaaatacatttttttcctACATTATTCCAGTTTTTGCGAATTTATTCTTCTTATCCATTTGCAGAGTCGAGGCAATTATTCCAATGATCAAGTCTGCGGTCATCTCACAAGAACCGAATATTGTCTATAAAGAGCGATCTCGGTCTGAAAATTGGACACAACCACCGCCTAGGATATCTACTACTGCACAAAAAGTCATCGTGCTCGCTAAGACACATAAAACTGCAAGCTCCACGCTAGCGACAATCATTCAACGGTTTGGAATCACTAACAACCTCAGCTTTGCTTTACCTAAGCTGTTGGTCAGATTTGGCTATACACCCTTCACACCAGACATGTTAGCAATACAACCAAAACATGGTGGCTTCCACATATTTGTAAATCATGTACCTTTCAACAAAACTAGCATACAACAAGTCATGAAACCAAAAGCCAAATTTGTGACGATAGTTAGGAACCCTGTGACTCACTTTTCTTCGGCTGTTAACTTTTTTCATCTGGCGAAACATTTCAACATGTCTGGCAACATCTATTCTCCAGATTTCGCGTTTTCAACTTTACTAGAAAGAATAGTGCAGAGTAACCGTACCTCTTGCCTTTCGACCTACAATGGCCAAATGGGTGACCTAGGTCAATTTCACAACGAATCCGATTTATCCCGAGAGGTGATAGCCGAGCGGATCAAACTACTTGACGAACAGTTTGATTTAGTTCTTCTTCAAGATTATTTCGACGAATCCTTGATTTTATTGCGAAGAGAGATGTTCTGGAGTTTCGAAGATATAGTCTACAAGTCAATGAAGGTAAGGAATCGCAAGAAGGAATTACCAAGGCAACATCATATCGATGTGATTACGAAATGGAACTACGTCGATGTAATGTTATATAAATACTTTAAAG carries:
- the LOC139961547 gene encoding galactosylceramide sulfotransferase-like isoform X2, with the protein product MIKSAVISQEPNIVYKERSRSENWTQPPPRISTTAQKVIVLAKTHKTASSTLATIIQRFGITNNLSFALPKLLVRFGYTPFTPDMLAIQPKHGGFHIFVNHVPFNKTSIQQVMKPKAKFVTIVRNPVTHFSSAVNFFHLAKHFNMSGNIYSPDFAFSTLLERIVQSNRTSCLSTYNGQMGDLGQFHNESDLSREVIAERIKLLDEQFDLVLLQDYFDESLILLRREMFWSFEDIVYKSMKVRNRKKELPRQHHIDVITKWNYVDVMLYKYFKEVLQNKIKEYGPSFGKDLRHFRRVKTEVLNLYQKKPEGCLDFRKDVLSFTILLIRKENKTLARELQQNKRMRRTNLTLF
- the LOC139961547 gene encoding galactosylceramide sulfotransferase-like isoform X1, whose protein sequence is MERKRHCQLGFLIFLITTIYGVFITSKHSIKNEPRVYHMENRVEAIIPMIKSAVISQEPNIVYKERSRSENWTQPPPRISTTAQKVIVLAKTHKTASSTLATIIQRFGITNNLSFALPKLLVRFGYTPFTPDMLAIQPKHGGFHIFVNHVPFNKTSIQQVMKPKAKFVTIVRNPVTHFSSAVNFFHLAKHFNMSGNIYSPDFAFSTLLERIVQSNRTSCLSTYNGQMGDLGQFHNESDLSREVIAERIKLLDEQFDLVLLQDYFDESLILLRREMFWSFEDIVYKSMKVRNRKKELPRQHHIDVITKWNYVDVMLYKYFKEVLQNKIKEYGPSFGKDLRHFRRVKTEVLNLYQKKPEGCLDFRKDVLSFTILLIRKENKTLARELQQNKRMRRTNLTLF